The window TTGATGCAAATTGTAAACCAGTAGTTGAAGTCTTCAAATAAAATGTATGCAGTctgaatcttattattaagGATGTTATAAGAACAATGTtgtattgtaaaaatataaatactgcttccattttccaaaaaaatatgaaaatagtgATGCATTGATCTTCAGCATTTGATACAAGTTTTGGGTACAATACAACAACATTCAGTTAGTTATCTGTCAGCActatagagcaagatcccaatACCGCAAGACGTTATTTACtatctgagaaacaaaatgtgtgggatagaatAGTGTCAGCGTGTCTTCGTATACATATGTTTAAATTGGCTGTTGGCACAAGCTAGCAGATATGCCTACATTAAAAGTACACACTAATAGGACTCTTATCTCATACATTTTGTTTCCAGAAAATAAGTAACTCTGGCAGTTTGTTCCATTCACCTGCAGAAATGTGAGGGTGTGACACCATTGCGCTTACGGCCACCAAATATTTTAGTGACTGTCTTGACACCAACTGGTGAGCGAATGTAGATGTGACGGAGGACAGCGGCGCAGCGTACATAGAACCAATCAGGGTCATATGGAGCCAGTTCCTTGAAACGGCCAGTCTTTACTAGGTCCATGTGTTCTGGCACCTTGACCTTGCCAATCCTAGAACAATGaaggaatgaatgaatgaaatatgctttattgcaCACCACCataaaaaccgtccaagtgcaagtcagactcttTCATAAGAcaccacacttggtatagttacctaaatttgaaaatactgattattatttgttcatgaacatattttaatttttttgtgatgtaaccacaaattcaaattttcagatatttcctttacttgtgctttaagaatAGCGGCCTTTCATGATTGTTGGTCAAAAGGACCCTATAggttgtcttgacagacacgacagatggatggacatattataaggttttttttgggtacagaacccataaaagataataatcatGATATTATATCAAGAGATGCACTTggcaaattataattattttaacagtCTCTAATAGTAAAACTTGTTGACACTGCTGGTTCGTCCCTCAGTCTTCAATATTGATAAGATGCTATACTTACTTTTTCAAATGAGCAGCAACAGTCTTGACGACCTTGTCTTGTTCAACATCCTTTAATGTGACGGAACGCATctgaaattataaattaatgtgATTACTAAGATGTCTACAATTTATTGTCACCTAAAGTGACATGTTATAACCAGAACCTGCTCttattataggtattttgaAACTTCACTTGGTAAAGGGGTTCCCGAAAAAGGGGTTATTCCAACTTTTTCAGAGTTTTTTATTAGGAAATGTTTTTGAGTACTAATATTGTCTTTTTTAGAAGTCTTCAAAAAAAGACCATTAAGTAATCAATTTTCATTCATACAGCCATGTTATATCCATTCCATCCGTACTATTTGTAATAGCCTAGCTCTACTACCCATATAGGAGATTCATCCTCGGCCTGAGGATgcacataataattaagtactaatATCATACGAATTTCTATTCTCATTTAAATTCTTAACGTAAATTAGCACTTAAAACTAGCACAAGTAATTATTTCAAACAATTTACGATACATGAAACCATGCAAACATTAATTCTTAATACTAACAATTTAGGTTATGTTTTGACGGAGCACCATATCAAGATTTTTGAACAAGAATCCACGATAATCCGGTTTTTAACTAATAAGAACTTCTAAAATTAATACCAAAACGAATTAAACTCTAGTAAAATGAAGAAGAcaaagaaaacaaaagaaacgTATTAAACATACATTGATGGCGGTTCAATGGCATTATAGCTACTACTTAAAACCAACTCTTTGAGATTCATCAATCATAAAATTACCTTAAACAGCGGTGTTTTACAGTTTACACTTTCAATGTGTTATTTCCaccaattattttaataaaaaccatGCGGTTATAACACGACACCCACCTTGCCTGTAAATTGGCAGCCGGAAAAAGAAACTtagaaggttttttttttaaaataacatccCTCTCTAGTCTATGTCACGGGCCACGCCATGGCTCCAAACTCTAGCATTTTGAGTCTTTTACAATGTGCCCATCCACGCCAcgacttacttttttttaggaAGATTGGTGTCTGTAGCTTTGTTTAGGTACAACTAGGTAATGCGTCCAACACGGTTAAATTCTTGCCTGTTAGAAAAACGGATGGCTTTATGAATGGTTCGGGTTCGAGTATCCGATTGTCTTGTCTATGCTATTTCAAAAATTTGCTCTGGGTTGTCTATGCTTGTTTTGATGTCAAACAAATTTGAGAAAATGGCCGCGAAACAAAATTCCATTGTGGATGAAGAAAAAATAGGTAAAACTCGAAAATAGTGCAGTTTTCCTTCTTTATAACTAACTTTAAACACCATTGTgattgctataatttattttctactaGACCTGTGCTTCTAAACTTTTGTAATTTTGTCTCAAACGTGTCGTTTTTACAGGTCAAACAACATCTGATGATATTCCTTTGACGTCTTTAGAAGAAAGTCTACTGAGTTTGGAGAAGCTTGACCGAGCTTCCCCAGATTTATGGCCTGAACAAAGTAAGATCCTTGTGGTGTTGCATTTTAGAGACGATTGAATTTATCTTTAATGTAGGTCATGATTTTCAAATGTGGCGGGATTTACCATTCTAATGTCATTCCGTCCACCATTACGCCTATTCATTCTTGGCACATCGGTTAATAACGACTgctttttaaacatttaatttgAAATGGGAGATGGAAATAGCAATCAATTGGTCTGTGATAGTAATCTTTCGAACGATGAAGGCTCAAGGTGTTCAAACGAATCGTTCGCAGTTCCTGGTGTATCAGAGTTTGCGCCGATACAGAATCCCAACCAATCGCCTCCGTCGTGGCATAAGGGGTTAACGAAAGAAGACTACAGCTATATGCAACgtgagtaaatatttattagcaTGCCGCAGCCACCATTGATAGTCCGTAattggaaataatatttttcgcTGAATAATCTAAAATTTCTTTTCATTAGCCACTTTGAATATTCAACTGTCATATCAACTGTAATATTGGACAGACACATAACATCAAGTTTGTGCAACTTATTTCTAATTTGTGATCCCCCAGCTTATACAGATGTTTAGTTATAGCAGTGGCCATGATTATCtgataatattactataataatttatatgcaCAGATGGTTAACAAGCTCTGGGAAATGTTTTtcgttaattataatatctaacTGCTAGGCAAAACGCTAGTCATATATTGAAGATGTAATATGAAATTATAACTCTCATATCGGAATATGTATGTACATTTAGTACTTATAATGCTCATGTAGGTTTCCTTTCTTTCATCTTCGCACTAGGCAAGTTTCTGGAATGATAACTGGCCACAGTCAACTCGTCTCATGAGACTAGATTGGAGCTTACTCCACTCAGTCTTCTTAACGCCTGTTCTGTTATTTCAGAATTAAGCTCGCTATCAACTAGCAGTTTCATCATGGAAGTGAAGAAACTTCATGATCTCGCCTATCAGCTGGGTGTAGAGGAGTCCAAAGAAATGACTCGGGGAATGTATTTAAACATATTCGAGAGGAAAAACCGATAGCAGTCATATATCTTACTAATTCTTATTGCAATAagaatactactactactttgtACCCTTGTATGTGATAACCAATAGatgtatattattaaataatcttATTAGCCTGCTATTAAACTACAGCTTAAGCTATAGTTTATATTAAAGTTGGGCAGGTGGAGATGGCACAAATATATTTTTgcctctttttttttctctcctctggctttacaaagattagccaatgtcaagtttgtagttatttgtaacaagttatcTAAGCTATACAAGTAtagaccccgtctgtgccggcgctcgccgacatacgcacggcacccccttagagcgctttccagtcagttttaacaaaaaaccactccaaaaaggcagagcacacccgccggctaacaccaacacagacgaagtctcttTTTGCCTCTTTCatagaataattatttactGACGTTGATTCTGTTGTATTTccctaaactaaaataaaaactaaaatttagagtatctgcatcgttttctttttaatactgctaaaaaaggacaatgaaagaaaaatgaattttagattaagaCTCCAAATTTTAGTGtactctacaaatttaaacaatagactCACAACTAACACCTATGGTCATGAGGTTTGGCAgtcctaaattaaattaggtttgtaTGTCCTTTTCTTATCACATTGGTAAAAGgaggatgcaaatactctaaataTTAGTTGCActtagaatcagtaccattattATCATTTGTCTGTTTATGGAAAATAATATGTGTTTGTACTGTCTCTACCTCTAAAAGTTTTGCTTACAGCATACTTGAAAAAGTAACTTTGTTGCTGTCGGCATTTAGTGCTGTAGTAGAATGATTTATAAGAATTATAATttgtcttaagagggctctctccgtcactcgtttcatacaatcgtagttccaatttcatttgaatattaagcaaccaaaggccatgaaattttgcagacatattctagaaactaatatctatgtctgtggttttccagatttctgttaaaatattcggtttcaaagttacgcggtcttaaaaatttacatacaaatctttgagcccctgaaattttaaaactacatatttttagaaaaatctaaaacaccacagacacagatattagtttctagaatatgtctgcaaaatttcatggactttggttgtttaatattcaaatgaaattggaactacgattgtatgaaacgagtggaaacgagtaacggagagagccctgttaaacaacAAACTCTGTACTATGCACTAGGTGGATCATTCCAAACAAAACTTGTTCTAAGAAGCTGTCAATATTAGTTTGATGCTGGACATCAAGCAAAAATGATTTAcatttttagttatttagaataaatcttaattttctTTCTTCTGAAAAACtataaaactggccaagtgcgagacagacttGCGCATCGAAGGTTCTGTACTCgaacattttgcactataagtcaaaaactattatgcataaaaatctgttttagaatattcaGGTAAACCCCttgcatatgataccccacttggcatagttatcttactttgaaaattgaaacacattttaattttttttttaatgatgtaaccacaaattcgtagttttcagatttattcctttatttgtgctataagacctacctacctgctaaaattcatgattctaggtcaacggggagtactCTATAGTTtctcttgatagacacgacgggcagatggacagacagacagacagacaacaaagtgatcctataagggttccgtttttccttctgaggtatgGAAAACTAAAAATGGTGATTGCTGTTTGGTAAAATTTTTACAAAGCCAAATTTTTTGTAGAAGCAAAAAGTTAACAGTAATGGCAGACCCAGAGCCAGCGCCTGATCAGCTAGTGGCATGTCCATACAACAAAGCTCACCAGGTAGAGCACTACAGGAGGCATGTCCACAACCAGAAGTGACAAGCAACACAAACATTACAAAACTTGTCCCTTTGACTACActcataattaattaacaaagtAGAAATTATGTATGAATATttagtactagctgtgcccgcgacttcgttcgcgtggaatagtgacttttcgggcagcatgtacgttaaaaatgttcgccgtgattctttaaattgacataacttttttatttatgaaccgattgacatgaaataaacactaaatgttaagtgcagcttactacaatataatagtgaaaaccgtatctaaatcgaataagccgtttctgatattagcgtgcacaaacacacagacaaacagacaaaaaaaaattaattacaatttcgggttcagcatcgatataataacaacccctgctacttttttttatatatttccattgtacagacaccacttttctacaattttattatatgtatagatatttccttagttttttcaaaagataaacaaatcgcagaaaaatcttttgaaaaatGCGTTAGCGATGTGATTTGAGAATctataattttcaaatattctCTAGTCtgctctggtgggaggctataACTGTAgttgctagttaccactctatcACCATCAACTACCACGCCAAGCGATGTAACATTCTGGTATGATGCAgtgtagaaactagaaaccCTTCCAAGTCAGTCTGCTTCCATCTAAGATTGTATTATCACTTACCGTCAGGTGAGATCATaatcaaggactaacttgtaatgggataataataatattgttttatttgttttgtatcAAAAACTTACAACTAAAACATTGAAAGGAGAGTTTTTGTATGGAATGGACTGTCTAGTGCCATAGTACATAGAGGTTtattgtatgtaaatatgtctTAGTGAATAAAACAAGTTTTGTTTAAGTTAATGAATCTTATTTATTTCACATCTTAGTTGAAATCCAAAACATAGTAAGTTAATAACAGCAGAACAAAGTATTTATAGTCTATCAATGAATCTTATTTTGAGAGGCCGGTCTGGTCTTGCAATAAAACTTCTTGTGGGATTCAAGTCGGCATAATGATACTCCAATTTGTATTTTTGAAGAACCTTGAAAATAACCAGAGCAGTTTGTTAATGTACTAATTGAGGAAGTCAGGATCAAAACAGTGTCATTTACTTTGTTGACTTGATACATTGTTTTTTATCATTGAACTCAAAATGTTGAGATGGatcgattttttgaaaatattcagTTCAAAAACGTGAATAGATTTAGttcaaaaatgatataaaaTCCCCAATCACATATGGTCAAAAATGACACTTAAGGCGGAAACAGACTACCGTGTCCGTAGAGTGCACGAACTATGCATACTCTCGGATGTAAGTAGCGGACGTAACCTTGAGCGCTAGGACGTCCGTTAGATATCTTACAAGCGGCGTCCCAAACGACAGTATCAGTCGAGGCTTACGGACACGTCTCCTAGTTTGTTTCCGCCTTTATATTGAATCGCACTATACATCAAAATGTTTTTCTCGATTTCTGAACAAATATGAAAAGAGTAAATGACACTTTTTGATCCTGACTTCCTCAATTGTTATCCTTGATAAGAAAATTTGTCCAACAAATCATGTTTCATCAAAATTATTTCAGTAGTTTCTAAGAGTGAATTATGACACTAAGCATTTCAAAAGGTTTTTGAttgcacaaaatataaaaatttgaataattttattgaaaggcTTCCGaccttaaatattatttcataggTAGGACCGAAATTCTCGAAGTCTCAACAAAATACATTTTAGAATAATTAGCAATTACGTATACTTCtgtataagtatttaaatattgaaaCTGTTATAGGGATATGAAACTGAACTGAGATAGGGATGCGCTTGACGACAGGAGCAGGGCTCCTCGGGCagggcgggtcacctgatgttaagtgatcaccACCGCCgttttgcagcaccagaggtaccgtcgatgcgttgccggcctttcaggaatttgttggtccacctcttgaataaccccacgttgtaatctagtgggaacaacGCCGATGGGAGGTGATTCCACAGGTTGCATGATGAgtagcgcgcttgcctagaagatacctattcactcttgtgtTCATATTATTCGTGTGTATATTCTATGAATGTTATAACACCATACCCTTATAGCCAAGAGTGACATCATAGTTTCAGCAATGTTTTGCCCCAAACATTTCCTCGCACCATGACCAAACGGTATGGACGCAAAGGCATGGTAGTCCTCAGCATCTGGTTTGATCCATCGTTCAGGGCAGAACCTAGTTGCGTCATCATAGTTGCTTTCCTTCAACGAGGTGTGTTGCATTGACATTATAATCAACGTACCTCTTGGGATActgcaataatattatagtaaaaaaccggccaagtgtagGTCGGACTCGCTTACAAGTTCCGTACCATATAAGGATAAcactaactttttaatttttatggcagccatcttgattattatttgttgctatagcggcaaAAGTAAtacacaattaataataattatgaacttACTTGTATTTAtctaaagttatattttttggCAGAACTCTTGTGAGAATCGGTATTGGCGGTGTTAGCCTGTAAAAAtagatacttatttataaaaatttgaCAGTAAGAATTAAGAATTTGAATGACAGTAAATCTGTTGAATCAGTTCATCATCTGTTGAATTGAAGAAATCTGTGTATGGTTTTTGatatcacacttatcacactaattaatattataaaggcgaaagtttgtatgtgtgtgtgtgtgtgtgtgtatgtttgttactccttcacgcaaaaactaccggacggatttggctgaaatttggaatggagatagataatatcctggattagcacataggctactttttatcccggaaaatcaaagagttcccacgggatatcgaaaaacctaattctacgcgggcgaagtcgcgggcatcggctagtaatctATAATCGCGAACATACATACGGGTCGAACACTAACGtcctttttttt of the Maniola jurtina chromosome 16, ilManJurt1.1, whole genome shotgun sequence genome contains:
- the LOC123873032 gene encoding protein lin-52 homolog, which produces MLVLMSNKFEKMAAKQNSIVDEEKIGQTTSDDIPLTSLEESLLSLEKLDRASPDLWPEQIPGVSEFAPIQNPNQSPPSWHKGLTKEDYSYMQQLSSLSTSSFIMEVKKLHDLAYQLGVEESKEMTRGMYLNIFERKNR